One window from the genome of Pedobacter schmidteae encodes:
- a CDS encoding RagB/SusD family nutrient uptake outer membrane protein codes for MTFSTISFIRPFFLLFALTCILACSKKNDPTDGAHQKTTIQGAVEKGPFVRGSVVTIYELNAELNPTGRSFKSEIQDDKGSFSLADVELSSNYVQLSVDGYYFNEINGSLSGSPITLNAIADISNNKSINVNVLSHLEEKRVRSLMKKDKKSFSEAKKQALTEIYAAFFVKTAPNTSSELVSLTKNDDNANILLGISAALLQISSSDNARLTELLSIISADIENDGSVDAALKQSIKEGLERLNAKAISDNMKNRYKGLNITLADFAMDKVFSVELKGTEVVVIVDDFFNTEAQFLAAYNAVLAANIKATETYFKLEGLYCKTISGMPQHDFYRHDVGSGSASINTLFSSLYVTINRANTVMDNAAKSSSFKSFKHKTYPFYAYSYWMLMNFWGDTPFMHTENYRDTNPPARTDKKTISEALLAGLEASIQNLATGDKEADMARSVAARIAADNGDYATAKKYLSQIINASKYTLASKTLIHTTANESIFGIDYNQSSGYITKPSDYDQFYGKGNYRSLTRYTEVLLLASEVNLKLNNKDEAIDLLNLVRVRNGKLPVSLSENNVLPLLQEELKADLSNEGVFFAFLKRNNLSESTLGIQSYQKLMPIPQMEMMLNRNMVQNPGY; via the coding sequence ATGACGTTTTCTACCATTTCATTTATCCGACCGTTTTTCCTGTTGTTTGCGTTGACTTGCATTTTGGCATGCTCCAAAAAGAATGATCCGACTGATGGTGCACATCAAAAGACCACTATTCAGGGCGCAGTAGAAAAGGGGCCGTTTGTTCGGGGCTCTGTAGTTACCATTTATGAACTCAATGCAGAACTGAATCCAACAGGAAGATCTTTTAAGTCAGAAATACAAGACGATAAAGGAAGCTTTTCTTTAGCCGACGTGGAGTTATCATCTAACTATGTGCAGCTTTCGGTTGACGGATATTATTTCAATGAAATTAACGGGAGTCTTTCCGGATCTCCCATCACATTAAATGCAATTGCTGATATCAGCAACAACAAATCCATCAATGTCAATGTACTGAGCCATCTGGAAGAGAAAAGAGTAAGGTCGTTGATGAAGAAGGATAAGAAAAGTTTTAGTGAAGCCAAAAAACAGGCACTGACTGAAATTTATGCTGCTTTTTTTGTTAAAACAGCGCCAAACACCAGCAGTGAATTGGTTTCATTAACAAAGAATGATGACAATGCTAATATTTTATTGGGTATCTCTGCGGCATTATTGCAAATCTCATCATCAGACAATGCCCGGTTAACAGAGCTCTTGAGCATCATCTCGGCAGATATAGAAAACGACGGCTCGGTAGATGCAGCTTTAAAACAATCGATAAAGGAGGGGTTAGAGCGTTTAAATGCCAAAGCGATATCCGATAACATGAAAAACCGTTATAAAGGGCTCAATATTACTTTGGCCGACTTTGCTATGGATAAAGTTTTTTCGGTTGAGCTGAAAGGAACTGAAGTGGTGGTGATAGTAGATGATTTTTTCAACACTGAAGCACAATTTTTGGCAGCTTATAATGCGGTGTTAGCTGCAAATATAAAAGCAACTGAAACTTATTTCAAATTGGAAGGATTATATTGTAAAACCATCTCTGGTATGCCACAACATGATTTTTACAGGCATGATGTTGGTTCGGGTAGTGCCAGTATCAATACGTTGTTTAGCAGTCTTTACGTTACCATTAACAGGGCAAATACCGTCATGGATAATGCTGCTAAATCATCTTCCTTTAAATCATTTAAGCACAAAACCTATCCATTTTATGCTTACAGTTACTGGATGCTGATGAATTTTTGGGGAGATACCCCATTTATGCATACTGAGAATTATAGGGACACTAATCCTCCTGCCCGGACAGACAAAAAAACAATATCGGAGGCGTTATTGGCTGGCTTAGAGGCAAGCATCCAAAACCTGGCGACGGGCGATAAAGAAGCTGATATGGCCAGGTCTGTTGCGGCAAGAATAGCTGCCGATAATGGTGATTATGCAACTGCTAAAAAATACCTGAGTCAGATTATTAATGCAAGCAAATATACTTTGGCGAGCAAAACGCTGATTCATACCACGGCTAACGAAAGTATTTTTGGCATTGATTATAATCAATCTTCAGGTTACATTACAAAACCGAGCGACTATGACCAGTTCTACGGAAAGGGAAATTATCGTAGTTTGACCAGATATACGGAAGTATTGTTGCTTGCTTCGGAAGTGAATTTGAAGTTGAACAACAAAGATGAAGCAATTGATTTGTTGAATCTGGTACGGGTAAGAAATGGAAAATTACCTGTGTCATTGAGCGAGAATAATGTTTTACCGCTACTGCAGGAAGAATTAAAAGCTGATCTGAGTAATGAAGGAGTGTTTTTTGCTTTCTTAAAGCGCAACAACCTGTCCGAATCAACTTTAGGGATTCAATCGTATCAAAAGCTAATGCCTATACCTCAAATGGAAATGATGTTGAACCGGAACATGGTACAGAACCCGGGATATTAA
- the efp gene encoding elongation factor P produces MAKASEIKVGNILRFNSELVTVTEILHRTPGKGGAFYLGKFRNIKTGKIVEARLGTDEAVEICRVETNDYQYLYEEGDYFVVMDNVSFDQFNVPKALFGTSAKFLKEGMDVIVSFESEEPIMAQAPNFVELEITYSEPAVKGDTSSGAQKTATTENGIELKVPLFVNQGDKIKVDTRTGDYVERVK; encoded by the coding sequence ATGGCAAAGGCATCTGAAATTAAAGTAGGAAATATATTACGCTTTAATAGTGAACTGGTAACCGTTACCGAAATTTTACACCGCACCCCCGGCAAAGGTGGCGCTTTTTATCTGGGCAAATTTAGAAACATCAAAACCGGAAAAATTGTAGAGGCCCGTTTGGGAACCGATGAAGCGGTAGAGATTTGCCGTGTAGAGACTAATGACTATCAATATTTATACGAAGAAGGCGATTATTTTGTGGTGATGGACAATGTTTCATTTGATCAGTTTAATGTTCCCAAAGCATTATTTGGTACTTCGGCAAAATTCCTGAAAGAAGGAATGGATGTGATTGTTTCTTTTGAAAGTGAAGAGCCGATTATGGCACAGGCACCAAATTTTGTGGAGTTGGAAATTACTTATTCCGAGCCAGCTGTTAAAGGTGATACTTCTTCGGGAGCGCAAAAAACTGCCACTACCGAAAATGGTATCGAATTAAAAGTCCCTCTGTTTGTGAATCAGGGAGATAAAATTAAAGTAGATACCCGTACAGGCGATTATGTTGAGCGTGTAAAATAG
- a CDS encoding HipA family kinase, with the protein MNNSELALRSVKVTRYVTPLREGGSMPAIAEADDGFLYVLKFRGAGQGTKALIAEIIGGEIARALGFKVPEIVFASLDEAFGRIEPDEEIQDLLRASEGLNLALHYLSGAITFDPVVTTIDARLASQIVWLDCLLTNMDRTARNTNMLIWHKELWLIDHGASLYFHHSWQNWKEQALRPFALIKDHVLLPWATELEQVDREFTSILTPELIAAVTNLIPAEWLTDESSFDHAEEHRQAYIHFLETRVANSAIFVKAAQDAKAALI; encoded by the coding sequence ATGAATAACAGCGAACTGGCATTAAGGTCAGTTAAGGTAACCAGATATGTAACTCCCTTGAGGGAAGGTGGGTCGATGCCTGCGATAGCGGAAGCCGACGATGGCTTTTTATATGTACTTAAATTTAGAGGCGCAGGACAAGGCACAAAGGCTTTGATAGCAGAAATAATAGGTGGCGAAATTGCTCGGGCATTGGGTTTTAAAGTGCCAGAAATTGTGTTTGCTTCCTTAGATGAGGCTTTTGGACGGATAGAACCTGATGAGGAAATACAGGATTTGCTAAGGGCAAGTGAAGGCTTAAACCTGGCTTTGCACTACCTTTCGGGAGCCATTACCTTTGATCCGGTGGTCACTACCATCGATGCCAGACTGGCTTCACAGATTGTTTGGCTGGATTGCTTGCTGACCAATATGGACCGCACCGCCAGAAATACCAATATGCTGATCTGGCATAAAGAACTGTGGTTGATAGACCATGGTGCATCTTTATATTTTCACCACTCCTGGCAAAACTGGAAGGAGCAGGCGCTGCGCCCTTTTGCATTGATTAAGGATCATGTTTTGCTGCCCTGGGCTACTGAACTGGAACAGGTGGACCGGGAATTTACCAGCATACTGACCCCAGAACTGATTGCAGCGGTGACAAACCTAATCCCGGCAGAGTGGTTGACTGATGAATCCTCATTTGACCATGCAGAGGAGCACAGGCAAGCTTATATTCACTTTTTAGAAACCAGAGTGGCCAATTCGGCGATTTTTGTAAAAGCAGCACAAGATGCAAAAGCAGCACTTATTTGA
- a CDS encoding DUF3037 domain-containing protein, with product MQKQHLFEYAVIRVVPRVEREEFINVGVIVYCKPLKFLEAKFELNTARLLSFCKDLDLDVLNENLGSFVKISAGGLQSGPIGQLDAPSRFRWLTATRSTVLQTSKTHAGFCADAGETLERLFVEMVI from the coding sequence ATGCAAAAGCAGCACTTATTTGAGTACGCCGTAATCCGCGTGGTACCCAGGGTAGAGCGCGAAGAATTCATCAATGTGGGGGTGATTGTTTACTGTAAGCCACTGAAATTTCTGGAAGCAAAATTTGAATTGAACACAGCGCGGTTGCTGTCATTTTGTAAAGACCTGGATTTGGATGTTTTAAATGAGAACCTGGGATCTTTTGTGAAAATTTCGGCGGGGGGATTGCAAAGTGGACCAATTGGTCAACTGGACGCACCATCCAGGTTTCGCTGGCTAACCGCAACGCGAAGTACTGTTTTGCAAACCTCAAAAACACATGCCGGCTTTTGTGCAGATGCAGGGGAGACTTTAGAAAGACTATTTGTTGAAATGGTGATTTAA
- the idi gene encoding isopentenyl-diphosphate Delta-isomerase yields MEDKVILVDVNDRAIGLMPKMEAHIQGKLHRAFSVFIFNTKGELLLQQRALDKYHSAGKWTNTCCSHPKPDEETINAAHRRLMEEMGMECELHPVFSFQYRAEVTEGIIENEYDHVFFGITDQVPVINPLEVADYRYINMNDLPDEIATQPDQYTEWLKICLIRVMECYGRMF; encoded by the coding sequence ATGGAGGATAAAGTGATACTGGTGGATGTTAATGACCGGGCTATTGGCCTGATGCCGAAAATGGAAGCTCATATACAGGGCAAGCTGCACAGGGCTTTTTCGGTTTTTATTTTTAATACCAAGGGTGAGCTACTTTTGCAGCAGCGGGCGCTAGACAAGTATCACTCGGCCGGAAAATGGACAAATACCTGCTGCAGTCACCCAAAACCCGACGAAGAAACCATCAATGCTGCCCACCGGAGATTAATGGAAGAGATGGGGATGGAGTGCGAACTGCATCCTGTTTTCAGCTTTCAATACCGGGCAGAGGTTACGGAGGGAATTATAGAAAATGAATATGATCATGTATTTTTTGGGATAACAGACCAGGTCCCGGTGATAAACCCACTGGAAGTTGCAGACTACAGATACATAAATATGAACGATTTGCCTGATGAAATTGCCACTCAGCCTGATCAATACACCGAATGGTTAAAAATCTGCCTCATTCGCGTAATGGAATGTTACGGCAGAATGTTTTAA
- the fabV gene encoding enoyl-ACP reductase FabV, translated as MIIEPKMRGFICLTAHPAGCEQNVANQINYVKSKGAIAGPKKVLVIGASTGFGLASRITSAFGSDAATIGVFFEKPPMPGKPASPGWYNSAAFEKQAHAAGLYAKSINGDAFSEEIKQKTLNLIKNDLGQVDLVIYSLASPRRVHPKTGVIHNSVLKPIGDTAFTNKTVDFHTGAVSEVSISPANEEEIENTVAVMGGEDWEMWIDALKAANLLAEGATTVAYSYIGPSLTEAVYRKGTIGRAKDHLEATAFTIADKLKALNGKAFVSVNKALVTQASSAIPVIPLYISLLYKVMKEKEIHEGCIEQIQRLFAERLYRNHDIPTDKAGRIRIDDWEMREDVQQKVSALWTEATAESLPQIGDLAGYKKDFLNLFGFDVAGIDYGKEVDEMVEIPGLA; from the coding sequence ATGATTATTGAGCCTAAAATGCGCGGCTTTATATGCCTTACTGCACATCCGGCAGGATGTGAACAAAATGTAGCGAACCAGATTAACTACGTAAAATCGAAAGGAGCCATAGCCGGGCCAAAGAAAGTGCTCGTTATCGGGGCTTCCACAGGATTTGGGTTGGCTTCAAGAATCACCAGCGCATTTGGATCTGATGCTGCTACCATAGGTGTTTTTTTCGAAAAGCCACCTATGCCGGGCAAACCAGCATCACCAGGATGGTACAACAGCGCCGCATTTGAAAAACAGGCACATGCTGCCGGCTTGTATGCAAAAAGCATCAATGGGGACGCCTTTTCGGAAGAAATTAAACAAAAAACACTCAACCTGATAAAAAACGATCTTGGACAGGTTGATCTGGTAATTTATAGCCTGGCATCACCAAGAAGGGTACACCCTAAAACCGGTGTGATCCATAACTCTGTGCTAAAGCCAATAGGCGATACAGCTTTTACCAATAAAACAGTCGACTTTCATACAGGAGCAGTTTCTGAGGTATCCATTTCACCGGCAAATGAAGAGGAAATTGAAAATACGGTAGCTGTAATGGGTGGCGAGGACTGGGAAATGTGGATTGATGCTTTGAAGGCCGCAAACCTGCTTGCCGAAGGAGCAACCACTGTAGCTTATTCTTACATTGGCCCTTCGCTAACCGAAGCGGTGTACCGCAAAGGAACCATCGGACGTGCCAAAGATCACCTGGAAGCAACAGCATTTACCATTGCGGATAAATTAAAAGCTTTGAATGGAAAAGCCTTTGTATCGGTAAACAAAGCCCTGGTTACACAAGCGAGTTCGGCCATACCGGTAATTCCGTTGTACATATCATTGCTTTACAAAGTCATGAAGGAAAAAGAGATACATGAGGGCTGTATTGAGCAGATACAACGTTTATTTGCCGAAAGGTTATACCGCAATCATGACATACCTACCGATAAGGCAGGCAGAATCAGGATTGATGACTGGGAGATGCGCGAAGATGTGCAGCAAAAGGTTTCTGCCTTGTGGACAGAAGCCACTGCCGAGAGCTTACCACAGATAGGTGACCTGGCCGGGTATAAAAAAGACTTTCTGAACCTGTTTGGTTTTGACGTGGCTGGCATTGATTACGGAAAAGAAGTTGATGAAATGGTAGAAATACCTGGGTTGGCTTAA
- a CDS encoding TIGR04325 family methyltransferase, whose product MFKGIFRKFKSDTSTKYGWFGDYPSWEEAIAQTDGYDSGIILQRTKNALLKVKNGDAVYERDSVLFSKKEYPFPLLSFLMHSAAIKGRALHVLDFGGSLGSSYYQIKEFLTPNVCLSWNVIEQEHYVSAGRAHFEDEQLKFYHSIDECLQNKQIDFVLLSSSVQYLQQPQLFLSQLAAYNFDFLLFDRTAFHYEPNDRLTLQFVPPDIYEASYPAWFFNQEKFFAHFSENYEVVADFPSYVDGESVLYIDENPLGYGRGFYLTKTLKDG is encoded by the coding sequence ATGTTTAAAGGGATATTTAGAAAATTTAAGTCAGACACCAGTACCAAATACGGTTGGTTTGGAGACTATCCGTCGTGGGAAGAGGCTATAGCTCAAACCGACGGATACGATTCAGGCATTATTTTACAAAGAACAAAAAACGCCTTACTGAAGGTAAAAAATGGAGATGCCGTTTACGAACGGGATTCAGTATTGTTTAGCAAAAAAGAGTATCCGTTTCCATTGCTGAGTTTTTTAATGCACAGTGCGGCCATCAAAGGCAGGGCACTTCATGTGCTTGATTTCGGTGGGTCGTTGGGCAGTAGCTATTATCAGATCAAAGAATTTCTGACACCAAATGTCTGTTTAAGTTGGAACGTAATTGAACAGGAGCATTATGTATCGGCCGGAAGGGCACATTTTGAAGACGAACAACTGAAGTTTTACCACTCTATTGACGAATGTTTGCAAAACAAACAGATTGATTTTGTATTACTTTCCAGTTCTGTACAATACCTGCAGCAACCTCAACTTTTTCTGAGCCAGCTTGCGGCTTATAATTTTGACTTTCTGCTTTTCGACAGAACAGCGTTTCATTATGAACCAAATGACCGTTTGACCTTACAATTTGTGCCACCAGACATTTACGAGGCTTCGTATCCGGCGTGGTTTTTTAATCAGGAGAAGTTTTTCGCCCATTTTTCTGAGAATTATGAGGTCGTTGCGGATTTCCCTTCTTATGTAGATGGCGAGTCGGTATTGTATATAGACGAAAATCCTTTGGGTTATGGAAGGGGATTTTACTTAACTAAAACATTAAAAGATGGTTAA
- a CDS encoding RNA polymerase sigma factor: MKDQQNNGLSNEDLNLFKSVRERDKKAFELFYKQYYKQLFALAYRYVGQMEVAEELVHDLFITVWNKSDQLNIQHSIKSYLFKAIVNSSLNYIKKEKMQTEKHLAYLAVQDPEPVSEENKGMADEKMLKSLEEALELLPAKCKQVMYLSRFGKLKQQEIALQMDISLKTVKNHLTYGFQKLREHLASKQELITLLLIFFKITLFNTALL; encoded by the coding sequence ATGAAAGATCAGCAGAACAATGGCTTATCCAACGAGGACCTCAATCTATTCAAATCTGTACGGGAGCGTGACAAGAAGGCATTTGAACTGTTTTATAAGCAGTATTACAAACAACTGTTTGCACTGGCTTATCGTTATGTTGGGCAAATGGAAGTTGCAGAAGAGCTGGTTCATGATTTATTTATAACCGTTTGGAACAAATCAGATCAACTAAATATTCAACATTCGATTAAAAGTTATCTGTTTAAAGCCATTGTAAATTCGTCGCTGAATTATATAAAAAAAGAAAAAATGCAAACAGAAAAGCACTTAGCCTATCTGGCTGTCCAGGATCCTGAACCCGTTTCAGAAGAAAACAAAGGTATGGCCGATGAAAAAATGCTAAAAAGCCTGGAAGAGGCGCTGGAACTGTTGCCTGCCAAATGTAAACAGGTGATGTACCTGAGCCGTTTTGGAAAGCTGAAACAGCAGGAAATTGCCTTGCAAATGGATATTTCATTGAAAACGGTTAAAAATCATCTCACCTATGGTTTCCAAAAACTACGGGAGCATCTGGCCAGTAAACAAGAACTGATCACACTGCTGCTTATCTTTTTTAAAATCACCTTATTTAATACCGCTCTGTTATGA
- a CDS encoding FecR family protein: MKKFETNEEMIYGLIIDDLDGIISANDKATLENWRNTSAANEQVYQEFLNVHLNMNKLFERGGYDTQSSWEVLDKKISTAPLAESADAKRGRATKLWYGIAASILIVLSAGYYFTYSNKYEEISTGNKGTYIILPDSTRVDLNSATTIRYRKQTFLKNRKLELLNGEVFINVINHKLPQFKLVIGELEALDIGTSFNVIKTDNSVHVIVENGEIALKEPSADKQVMLTPGKLGTYDVGTKALLAVDNLNPNYKSWLNKEFIFNEVPLKDVASQLSKVYQEPILVKGNSLKYRKLTARLHYQTLDSVIAVISASLQCKATKSKATYILSED; this comes from the coding sequence ATGAAAAAATTTGAAACAAATGAGGAAATGATTTACGGACTGATTATAGATGATCTGGACGGAATCATATCGGCAAACGATAAAGCTACGCTGGAAAACTGGCGTAACACTTCAGCTGCCAATGAACAGGTATATCAGGAATTCCTGAATGTACACCTCAATATGAATAAATTGTTTGAACGTGGTGGCTATGACACACAATCTTCCTGGGAAGTGCTGGACAAAAAAATCAGTACTGCCCCTCTTGCCGAATCTGCAGATGCTAAGCGGGGCAGGGCCACAAAATTGTGGTACGGAATTGCGGCATCCATATTGATTGTTTTATCGGCAGGATACTATTTCACTTATAGCAATAAGTACGAGGAAATCAGCACAGGAAACAAGGGTACTTATATTATATTACCCGATAGCACACGCGTTGACCTGAATTCGGCTACGACTATCAGATACCGCAAACAAACCTTTTTGAAAAACAGAAAGCTGGAACTGCTGAACGGTGAAGTATTCATCAATGTAATAAATCATAAGCTACCTCAATTTAAGCTGGTTATAGGTGAGCTTGAAGCCCTGGACATTGGCACAAGCTTTAATGTGATCAAAACCGACAACTCTGTTCATGTGATTGTAGAGAATGGAGAAATTGCCTTAAAAGAACCTTCAGCTGATAAACAAGTGATGCTAACCCCCGGTAAACTGGGCACCTATGATGTAGGTACCAAAGCCCTTTTGGCGGTGGATAACTTAAACCCCAATTACAAGTCCTGGCTAAATAAAGAATTTATTTTTAATGAAGTTCCACTAAAAGATGTGGCCAGTCAATTGTCAAAAGTGTACCAGGAACCTATCCTTGTAAAAGGCAACAGTTTAAAATACAGAAAATTAACTGCAAGACTACATTATCAAACTTTGGATAGCGTAATTGCCGTTATTTCTGCATCTTTACAATGTAAAGCAACTAAATCTAAGGCTACTTATATCTTATCTGAAGATTGA
- a CDS encoding TonB-dependent receptor, whose amino-acid sequence MRFFRAIGFLLFLSCLVSNLQAQVGNILEHKITVNLPADSLIKTIRRLELKTRNSFAFDPDQLRPVHVTAHRFVQTPLSIVLEKLLTGTALSYKLVGNDIVIIPKKISNWTIRGHVRDKSNGEELIGATFYIPAIDAGVTTNQYGFYAISVPEGTYQVMVSGYGYQTSTQTIYLNSDKEQEIELSLKTRQLKEVEIKQSVLTPNPILMNEQNFTVKQLSRTPYYAGETDVVKKLQMENGIKALSEGSSGLFVRGGNTDQNLVLLDEAVVYNPSHLYGLISVFNPDAVNNIQIYRDYIPANFGGRLSSVIVNRMTEGNSKAYHLTGGINFMSARLAAEGPIVKEKGSFIVAFRRSLLDVFHNRFKLFNPKSVYYDINAKANLKVDKNNSLFYSIYLGKDKLLSENSYTNNWGNLTSTLRWNHIFNSRVFLNVSAVYSDYSNLLDLNADTLSKKNQWNTGVKDLTLKTDYTYYRSPTNQIKFGISGTYHRFTPGESSRLQSADFNIPRDRSLESAIYFAQQLTLNKVFELNYGLRLGVFVNAQQKKNVFDPQGYPVNVEDVKTFVNPEPRINISYLPGVTQRIFATYNRNYQYLQLLQNSTLAFSSLEPWIPASATIKPQRADYFSLGYMNMPSDYIFSVNAYYKKLSNQLELTGHAQIIRNPDIRTQLRTGKSDAYGFETQITKTEGKFTGSIAYSYSKVFRKIDGLNSGNRFVANYDIPHELKLSARYEFNNQFSVQSFFIYSTGRPLTLPIGYYQHDGLNVPIYEDRNTSRFPDLSRLDISAQYRFQAKIAKNRFLSNVVSVGIYNLYNQKNPLYYHLNPNTTGSARASIEYGFGIYPWIAYSFKI is encoded by the coding sequence ATGAGATTTTTCAGAGCAATTGGGTTTTTACTTTTTTTATCGTGTTTAGTTAGCAACCTGCAAGCGCAGGTTGGAAATATTCTGGAGCATAAAATCACCGTTAATTTACCTGCCGACTCGTTAATTAAAACGATTCGCAGACTGGAATTAAAGACACGAAATAGCTTTGCTTTCGATCCCGACCAACTGCGGCCGGTTCATGTGACGGCGCATAGGTTTGTTCAGACTCCCTTATCGATAGTATTGGAAAAGCTACTGACAGGCACTGCCTTAAGTTACAAACTGGTGGGCAATGACATAGTCATCATTCCTAAGAAAATAAGTAACTGGACCATAAGAGGGCATGTCAGGGACAAATCGAATGGGGAAGAACTAATTGGAGCAACTTTTTACATTCCCGCTATCGACGCCGGGGTAACCACCAATCAATATGGCTTTTATGCGATATCTGTCCCGGAAGGCACTTATCAGGTAATGGTTTCCGGCTACGGCTACCAAACCAGCACCCAAACGATTTATCTGAACAGCGATAAGGAACAGGAAATAGAATTATCCCTTAAAACACGACAGCTGAAAGAGGTAGAAATTAAACAATCTGTTTTGACACCAAATCCGATATTGATGAATGAACAGAATTTTACTGTTAAACAGCTGAGTCGCACTCCTTACTATGCCGGAGAAACAGATGTGGTAAAGAAGCTGCAAATGGAAAATGGCATCAAAGCACTATCAGAAGGAAGCTCAGGTTTGTTTGTAAGAGGGGGGAATACCGATCAAAACCTCGTTTTATTGGATGAGGCGGTGGTGTATAACCCATCCCATCTGTATGGATTGATTTCTGTTTTTAATCCTGATGCGGTAAACAATATACAGATATACCGTGATTATATCCCTGCAAATTTTGGTGGCCGGCTGTCTTCGGTAATTGTAAACAGAATGACGGAAGGTAACAGCAAAGCCTATCATCTCACAGGTGGAATCAATTTCATGTCGGCGCGCTTAGCTGCAGAGGGGCCGATTGTAAAAGAAAAGGGCTCTTTTATTGTAGCTTTCAGACGAAGCCTGTTAGATGTATTCCATAATAGATTCAAGTTATTCAACCCTAAATCAGTCTATTACGATATAAATGCTAAAGCAAACCTAAAAGTAGATAAAAACAACAGTTTATTTTATTCCATCTACCTTGGCAAGGACAAATTGTTATCAGAAAATAGCTATACCAATAACTGGGGCAATTTAACTTCTACTTTGCGATGGAACCATATTTTTAATTCCCGCGTATTTTTGAATGTTTCGGCGGTGTACAGTGATTATAGTAATTTGCTGGACCTGAACGCCGATACACTTTCTAAAAAAAACCAATGGAATACCGGAGTCAAGGACCTGACCCTGAAAACCGATTATACCTATTACAGGAGTCCCACCAATCAAATTAAATTTGGGATTTCGGGAACCTATCACAGGTTTACACCTGGTGAGAGTAGCAGGTTGCAATCTGCTGATTTTAATATCCCCCGCGACCGTTCATTGGAATCGGCCATATATTTTGCGCAGCAGCTGACCTTAAACAAAGTGTTTGAATTGAACTACGGGTTAAGGCTTGGTGTTTTTGTAAATGCACAACAAAAGAAGAATGTATTTGACCCGCAGGGTTATCCGGTAAACGTGGAAGATGTGAAAACCTTTGTGAACCCCGAACCAAGGATTAACATCAGCTACCTGCCTGGTGTTACCCAACGTATTTTTGCTACCTATAACCGCAACTATCAATACCTGCAGTTGTTGCAAAACAGTACACTAGCTTTTTCTTCACTTGAACCCTGGATTCCGGCTTCGGCAACAATAAAACCTCAGCGTGCCGACTACTTTTCATTAGGGTATATGAATATGCCTTCGGATTATATCTTTTCTGTCAATGCTTACTATAAGAAACTGAGCAATCAGCTGGAATTAACAGGACATGCCCAGATCATTAGAAATCCTGACATCAGAACTCAACTAAGAACCGGGAAATCTGATGCATACGGCTTTGAAACGCAAATCACCAAAACGGAGGGCAAGTTTACCGGATCAATAGCCTACAGTTATTCAAAAGTTTTCCGCAAAATTGATGGGCTGAACTCGGGCAATAGGTTTGTGGCCAATTATGACATCCCACACGAATTAAAGCTCAGTGCCAGGTACGAGTTTAATAACCAATTCTCCGTTCAATCCTTCTTTATTTATTCTACCGGCAGGCCACTTACCCTGCCAATAGGTTATTATCAGCACGACGGCTTAAACGTACCAATATATGAGGACAGGAATACCTCCAGATTTCCGGACCTCAGTAGATTGGATATTTCTGCTCAATACCGTTTTCAGGCTAAAATAGCCAAAAACCGCTTCCTGTCAAATGTAGTCTCCGTGGGCATATATAATTTATATAATCAGAAAAATCCGCTATATTACCACCTTAATCCAAATACAACGGGTTCGGCCAGAGCAAGTATAGAATATGGTTTTGGCATTTATCCATGGATAGCCTATAGTTTTAAAATTTAA